Below is a window of Streptomyces spongiicola DNA.
CCGTCGGCCGAGTGCCCCACGGACCGGCCGTCGCACTCCCGTCAGTGCCTCATGACCGCCCGTGCCACCGCGTCCGGGCGGTCCTTCCCGCCCGTCCCCCGCCCGGGCGGGCCGGCACTCCCCCGCGCCACGGACAGCGCGAGTACGGCGAGCCACCCTGTCGCGGTCAGCACCTGGAGCCGCTGCCCTGCGCCGAGCCACCAGACGCCGCGGCCGGCCTCGAAGGCGGCGACGGCGGTCAGCGTCCAGACGGTGGCGGCGAGTTGTACCGCGAGGAGCACCGGCCCGCCCCGGCCAAGTGCGGGCCACCGGTGGTAGCGGCGCGCGGCGACCGTGAGCGCGGCCGGGCCGGCCGGCGCGCCGGCCATGGCGAGGGTGGAGCTGTAGGCGTGCGCGGTGTGCGTGGCCGGGACGAGGCCCGCGGTCTCCGGGGCCGCGCACTCCGGGTCGCCGGTGGGCGCGCAGCTGAGCGGCAGTCGCGAGTCGACCGCGGTCGCCGGGCCGAAGGCCGCGAGGGCTGCCCGGTCGGCGACGCACCACGGCCGCCTCGGGAGCGTCGGCAGTGCGGTGGCCGACCCGGCGAGGACGAGCAGTCCGGCGGCGAGGTCCGTGGACCGGAAGAGGCGGCCGAAGGGCCGGTCCGCTGCCGAGAGTTCACTTGCGTACGCCCGGACCGGGTCGAGGCCGGTGGCCAGGAGCAGTTCGAGTACCCGGGCGGTGTACAGCAGGGCGCCGAGCGCGATGAGCATCGCGACAGCTCTGGATGTACCGGATGTTTCGGGCATCGTGCCCCATGCTAGGTCGTGCTGCGTTCAGCCCCGCCCGGGGCCCGTCCCCAGCGGGGGCGGTGCGCGCATGTTCGACCAACCGGAGGGCCATGTCCAGTCAGGAGCACACCCGTCAGACCTCCCCCACCCGCCGCGCCGTGCTCGGCGCCGGGATCGCCGCCGCCGGGTCGGGGCTGCTCGCCGCCTGCTCCGGCGGAGGGTCGGACGACCGCGGCCGCGGCGCCGCGGGCGCTCCCGCCCGGGCTTCCTCCCCCGCCGACGGCCGGAAGGTCGGCGGCCCGGCGGCGGAGGGCAGTGTGGGGCCGCTCCGCACGAGTACGTTCACCGCCACGCCCGGCACGATCGACATCGGCCGCGGGCGCACGTTCAGGACCTGGACGTACGACGGCCGGCTACCGGGCAAGGAGGTGCGGATCAACGAGGGGGACACCCTCGCACTCACCCTGTCCAACCATCTGCCGGCGCCCACCACCGTGCACTGGCACGGCATCGCCATCGAGAACAGGATGGACGGCGTACCGGGCGTGACGCAGACGGCGATCAAGCCGGGTGGGACGTTCGCCTACCGCTTCACCGTGCCGCACGCCGGAACCCACTGGTTCCACCCCCACTACGGCGTGCAGATCGACCGCGGCATGTACGCGCCGCTGATCGTGGAAGACCCGAAGGAGCCGCTGGTCTACGACCATGAGTGGATCATCGTCCTGGACGACTGGGTCGACGGCGTGGACGGCTCCACTCCCGACGACGTGCTGGCGCAGCTCCTCAAGGGCAAACCCGCCATGGGACACGGCAACGCGCACGACCGCGGCCACGGCCACGGCGGCGGGGACGAGGTGCGGGACCGGAACCCCGGCGACGGCGACGGCGACGGCGACAGCAGTGACGGCGACGACGGCGAGCGCGGCGGAAGTCCGCGGCCCCGCCCCTCCGGCGGGGTCGACGCCGGGTACGGTCCGGCCCGTGATCACGAGCCGGACGCGGGCCGTGGATCGCCCGGACAGCCCGGCGGCAGGGGACCGCGGCGGCTGACGACCGACGCCACGAGCAAACTGCTGGGCGGTCACGCGGGCGATGTCGCCTACCCGTACTACCTGATCAACGGCCGTACGGCGGACCATCCGACGGAGTTCAAGGCGAAGCCGGGCGACCGGATCCGGGTGCGCATCATCAACGCCGGGGCCGAGACGGCGTTCCGGGTGGCGCTGGGCGGCCACGAGATGACCGTCGTCCACTCGGACGGCTTCCCCGTACACCCGTACAAGACCGACGCGCTGCTGCTGGGCATGGCCGAGCGGTACGACGTGCTGGTCACCGCCAAGGACGGGGTGTTCCCGTTCACGGCACTCGCGGAGGGCAAGAGGGGCTCGGCGATGGCCGTGCTGCGCACGGGTGGCGGGCCGACGCCCAAGCCGTCCACCCGCCCGTCGGAGCTGGACCGCCGAGTGCTGCAGTCGTCCGCGCACCTGCGCCCGGTGG
It encodes the following:
- a CDS encoding DUF998 domain-containing protein, whose amino-acid sequence is MPETSGTSRAVAMLIALGALLYTARVLELLLATGLDPVRAYASELSAADRPFGRLFRSTDLAAGLLVLAGSATALPTLPRRPWCVADRAALAAFGPATAVDSRLPLSCAPTGDPECAAPETAGLVPATHTAHAYSSTLAMAGAPAGPAALTVAARRYHRWPALGRGGPVLLAVQLAATVWTLTAVAAFEAGRGVWWLGAGQRLQVLTATGWLAVLALSVARGSAGPPGRGTGGKDRPDAVARAVMRH
- a CDS encoding multicopper oxidase family protein, which translates into the protein MSSQEHTRQTSPTRRAVLGAGIAAAGSGLLAACSGGGSDDRGRGAAGAPARASSPADGRKVGGPAAEGSVGPLRTSTFTATPGTIDIGRGRTFRTWTYDGRLPGKEVRINEGDTLALTLSNHLPAPTTVHWHGIAIENRMDGVPGVTQTAIKPGGTFAYRFTVPHAGTHWFHPHYGVQIDRGMYAPLIVEDPKEPLVYDHEWIIVLDDWVDGVDGSTPDDVLAQLLKGKPAMGHGNAHDRGHGHGGGDEVRDRNPGDGDGDGDSSDGDDGERGGSPRPRPSGGVDAGYGPARDHEPDAGRGSPGQPGGRGPRRLTTDATSKLLGGHAGDVAYPYYLINGRTADHPTEFKAKPGDRIRVRIINAGAETAFRVALGGHEMTVVHSDGFPVHPYKTDALLLGMAERYDVLVTAKDGVFPFTALAEGKRGSAMAVLRTGGGPTPKPSTRPSELDRRVLQSSAHLRPVESVALDRRRPDRLIRFTLTGGMKRYDWAFDRRPYDPETLHRIEYGERVRLVVVNATDMWHPMHLHGHTFALAGIDSLGARKDTAILLPHRKLVADFDADNPGLWMFHCHNIYHSETGMMTTLAYKD